In Plasmodium vinckei vinckei genome assembly, chromosome: PVVCY_01, one DNA window encodes the following:
- a CDS encoding myosin-like protein, putative — MRNYNCDQNFKEGDLVWCKNTSPKYDQINMMYNLCRVIDIKSDNQVLLSKYNDYSDYVFLADPKNLSKANYLFSLDQNDMMKLRYINEPSVLYHLKERFKNNKFYTKMGPLLIFINPKINTNINNEEIIEKYKCIDCVEDLSLNEYHVVHNALKNLNELKRNQSIIISGESGSGKSEIAKNIINFIAYQVKGSRRLPTMLPMVNKNEITEDNESETYEGSINNQEENNLNEENTKYKFNMSEMLKHVNVVMEAFGNAITVNNKNSSRFSRFCTIHLENEEIKSFHIKKFLLDKERLINRKANENSFNVFYYMINGSSDKFKKMYFLKNIENYSMLNNEKGFEKFTDYSGKILELLKSLNYIFDDDKEIDFIFSVLSALLLLGNTEIVKAFHKKSLLMKRNIFGQNINYETILSELENPEDVGLDENVKNLLLACNLLSFDIETFVKYFTTNYIFNDSILIKVHNETKIQKKLENFIKTCYEELFNWIVYKINDKCTQLQNINENTNYINILDMAYFENSKYNSLDQLLINTTNEELIKIKNNCIYKKVILSYNEDGICYEYDIQNIDNEPLCNLLVGSTEECLFSFLENASTKTIFDKSSLHTSIIRKFGHNSKYVKKDDVAGNKKTFVITHSCGDITYNVENFVEKNIDILTNRFIDMVKQSKNEYMRQFCMFYNYDNSGNIVEEKRRYSLQFALKLFKRRYDTKNQMAVSLLRNNLTELEKLQDATFCHFILCMKPNESKRELYSFDANIVLRQVRNFSIVEASQLKVGYYPHKFTLTEFLSIFDKKTKKIDEESADVKNENEEENVEQDEDIKEKIEQDENVEEQAEQDESAEEKDEQDENVEEQAEQDESAEEKDEQDENAEEQAEQDENVEEQSNECLKEKIESLIKSYQISSHEWVMGNNMVFISNHCLVLLIINVFPKYEYFNISYEQHIEHMRKSALNNLNDASNLECVKFDETYNEQEINIENNDKPCSEEILKDNTSSNNEVTPKKGSKNRLSQLYQFFGFKKSSKSDDKKGSIKIMTEERLVLKEDENAIIPIDDKCDENKDKSSSKNRFEILSIVNKNRIKINESIKQFFTLYNCYKPYSIYTKGCGNLCYASFVRKLTMGSEIFQDLEIEKYQAIQDLFGEKTNEREDAASEAAESVKELEAVKEAELLEAVKEAEIVEAVKELEVTEEASDGPVEGIEIENAETIGEDVAEDIEPMNEEPNKNKNNNGKNKKKKRRRRKRKSTSTMKSESIGQKEELSVGNISNETEDKEVPVENAVKETEEADEKDDVSVKEAEPVVEEENTVEVEIENEVEVEEENEVEVEENKVEVEEENEVEVEEENTVEVEENKVEVEEENEVEVEENKVEVEEENEVEVEENKVEVEEENTVEVEENKVEVEEENEVEVEEENTVEVEENKVEVKEENEVEEDVVEEEDVVEVEFAVEEEDVVEEENVIEEENVVEEENVVEENVIEEENIIEEENIIEEEDVVEEENVVEDKNEIDVESVEEENVVEVESAVEEENVVEVESVVDEEKQTVAVEDVTDEIKEDGGEISMEQDVMMDVEEVGTQENINEIEVNENEEILFDENENLYGINCEINEIDETEESIEKENMNENNCDDDENYKETQQDINNILNDETKASSGDESRRNSAANYLKMLLSIEKEDFNNIINFNNYEKGQFKQIISCYTHLDNISLEECFKNVDLTNYKDQLDELNSYGPEVTDYTNKNMLLNNLNDLFVYKSKEKENFMTKLKNMTTVMENVHGKKWNILMTGSDYHFKSYLYNEDKIIYINNNNDFNEKIIYNYEEDEHDNKVKNNGINGKEEKKKHSLNCALIVEYLSLSGANKNVHEICISNNADKKYFDNKYEILCFRSKTVSKLEYMNAKSFYTSINYKKVKTRCLTHAHIDFTYMDDQMKNNFKQHVINEFINNQNITMDDLSDSLLKLATYFYPSNKGTWCVFISKRRSFTGSIHIVKNRYLRMTVKNKNRKYNIVIFETPV; from the coding sequence ATGCGTAACTACAATTGCGACCAAAACTTCAAGGAGGGGGATTTGGTGTGGTGTAAGAACACATCACCCAAATATGATCAAATCAATATGATGTACAATTTATGTCGTGTAATTGACATAAAAAGTGATAACCAAGTATTATTGtctaaatataatgattatAGTGATTATGTATTTCTTGCTGATCCTAAAAATTTAAGTAAagcaaattatttattttcattagaTCAAAATGATATGATGAAATTAagatatattaatgaaCCATCAGTATTGtatcatttaaaagaaaGATTTAAGAACAATAAATTCTATACAAAAATGGGAccattattaatttttattaatccTAAAATCAACACTAATATTAACaatgaagaaataattgaaaaatataaatgtatagaTTGTGTAGAAGATTTAAGTTTAAATGAATACCATGTTGTGCATAATGCcctaaaaaatttaaatgaattaaaaagaaatcagtctattattatatccGGAGAATCTGGGTCAGGTAAATCTGAAATAGCTAAAAACatcataaattttattgcTTACCAAGTAAAGGGTAGTCGACGACTTCCAACCATGCTCCCTATGgtaaacaaaaatgaaataacaGAAGACAATGAATCTGAAACTTATGAGGGCAGTATAAACAATCAAGAAGAGAATAATCTTAACGaagaaaatacaaaatataaatttaacaTGTCTGAAATGCTCAAGCATGTAAACGTAGTGATGGAAGCATTTGGAAATGCCATCACTgtaaataacaaaaattcAAGTCGATTTTCTAGATTTTGTACAATTCATctagaaaatgaagaaataaaatcatttcatataaagaaatttttattagacAAAGAAAGATTAATAAATAGAAAGGCAAATGAGAATTCATttaatgtattttattacatgATAAATGGATCAAgtgataaatttaaaaaaatgtattttttaaaaaatatagaaaattattctatgttaaataatgaaaaaggtTTTGAAAAGTTTACTGATTATTCAGGAAAAATTttagaattattaaaatcattgaattatatatttgatgaTGACAAAGAAattgattttattttctcaGTACTCTctgcattattattattaggaAATACAGAAATTGTAAAAGCATTTCATAAAAAGTCATTACTTatgaaaagaaatatatttggacaaaatataaattatgaaacCATATTAAGCGAATTAGAAAATCCAGAAGATGTTGGTTTAgatgaaaatgtaaaaaatttattattagcGTGTAATTTATTAAGTTTTGATATAGAAACCTTTGTAAAATACTTTACAactaattatatatttaatgattCTATACTTATAAAAGTGCATaatgaaacaaaaattcaaaaaaaattagaaaattttataaaaacatgttacgaagaattatttaattggattgtatataaaataaacgaCAAATGTACAcaattacaaaatataaatgaaaataccaattacataaatatattagacatggcatattttgaaaattcgAAATATAACTCATTAGAccaattattaattaatacgACAAATGAAGAactaattaaaattaaaaacaattGCATCTACAAAAAAGTAATCCTTTCATATAATGAGGATGGGATATGTTATGAATACGATATCCAAAATATAGACAATGAACCTTTATGCAATTTATTAGTTGGTTCGACAGAAGAATGCTTATTCTcatttttagaaaatgCTTCCacaaaaacaatatttgACAAAAGTAGCTTGCACACATCTATAATACGCAAATTTGGCcataattcaaaatatgttaAGAAAGATGATGTAgctggaaataaaaaaacatttgtCATCACGCACTCTTGTGGAGATATAACATACAATGTAGAAAATtttgttgaaaaaaatatagacatATTAACAAACCGTTTTATTGATATGGTTAAAcaatcaaaaaatgaatatatgcGACAATTTTGcatgttttataattatgacAATTCAGGAAATATTgtagaagaaaaaagaagataTAGTTTACAATTTGCTCTTAAATTATTCAAAAGACGATATGATACCAAAAACCAAATGGCTGTTAGTTTGCtaagaaataatttaacAGAATTAGAAAAACTTCAAGATGCCACGTTTTGCCATTTTATTCTTTGTATGAAACCTAATGAAAGTAAAAGAGAATTGTATTCATTTGATGCCAACATAGTATTGAGACAAGTTAGAAATTTTAGCATTGTTGAAGCTTCACAATTAAAGGTCGGATATTATCCTCACAAATTCACCTTAACCGAGTTCCTCTCAATTTTtgacaaaaaaacaaaaaaaattgatgaAGAGAGCGCGGATgtgaaaaatgaaaatgaggAAGAGAATGTTGAGCAAGATGAGGATATAAAAGAGAAAATTGAACAAGATGAAAATGTAGAAGAGCAAGCTGAACAAGATGAAAGTGCTGAAGAGAAAGATGAACAAGATGAAAATGTAGAAGAGCAAGCTGAACAAGATGAAAGTGCTGAAGAGAAAGATGAACAAGATGAAAATGCAGAAGAGCAAGCTGAACAAGATGAAAATGTAGAAGAACAATCCAATGAATGTctcaaagaaaaaattgaatCTCTAATCAAATCATATCAAATAAGCAGTCATGAATGGGTAATGGGAAATAATATGGTTTTCATAAGCAATCATTGCTtagtattattaattattaatgtCTTTcctaaatatgaatattttaatatttcttatGAACAACATATCGAACATATGAGAAAATCAGCTTTGaacaatttaaatgatgCATCTAATTTAGAATGCGTAAAGTTTGATGAAACATATAACGAACAAGAAattaatatagaaaataatgataaaccATGCTCTGaagaaattttaaaagacAATACTTCGTCAAATAATGAAGTCACACCGAAAAAAGGAAGTAAAAATAGGCTTAGCCAATTGTATCAATTTTTTGGTTTCAAAAAATCCAGCAAATCtgatgataaaaaaggttctattaaaataatgacTGAGGAACGATTAGTTTTGAAAGAAGATGAAAATGCCATCATTCCCATTGACGATAAATGcgatgaaaataaagataaaagTTCTAGTAAAAATAgatttgaaatattaagtattgtaaataaaaacagaATCAAGATAAATGAATCCATAAAGCAATTCTTTACTCTTTATAATTGTTATAAACCATATTCTATTTATACGAAAGGATGTGGTAATTTATGCTACGCCAGCTTTGTCAGGAAGCTAACCATGGGAAGTGAAATTTTCCAGGATCtagaaatagaaaaatacCAAGCCATTCAAGATCTCTTTGGCGAAAAAACTAATGAACGAGAAGATGCAGCTAGCGAAGCAGCTGAATCGGTTAAAGAACTTGAAGCAGTTAAAGAAGCTGAATTACTTGAAGCAGTTAAAGAAGCTGAAATAGTTGAAGCAGTTAAAGAACTTGAAGTTACAGAGGAAGCCTCTGATGGCCCCGTCGAGGGAATTGAAATAGAGAACGCGGAAACAATTGGAGAGGATGTTGCTGAGGATATTGAACCCATGAATGAAGAGcctaataaaaacaaaaacaataacggaaaaaataaaaaaaaaaaacgaagaagaagaaaaagaaaaagcaCTTCAACTATGAAGAGCGAATCGATAGGCCAAAAGGAAGAACTTTCTGTAGGGAATATATCAAATGAAACTGAAGACAAAGAAGTTCCCGTAGAAAATGCAGTAAAAGAAACCGAAGAAGCAGATGAAAAGGATGATGTTTCCGTAAAAGAAGCAGAGCCTGTAGTAGAGGAAGAAAATACAGTAGAAGTagaaatagaaaatgaagTAGAAGTAGaggaagaaaatgaagtagaagtagaagaaaataaagtaGAAGTAGaggaagaaaatgaagtaGAAGTAGAGGAAGAAAACACAGTAGAAgtagaagaaaataaagtaGAAGTAGaggaagaaaatgaagtagaagtagaagaaaataaagtaGAAGTAGaggaagaaaatgaagtagaagtagaagaaaataaagtaGAAGTAGAGGAAGAAAACACAGTAGAAgtagaagaaaataaagtaGAAGTAGaggaagaaaatgaagtaGAAGTAGAGGAAGAAAACACAGTAGAAgtagaagaaaataaagtaGAAGTAaaggaagaaaatgaagtaGAAGAAGATGTAGTAGAAGAAGAAGATGTAGTAGAAGTAGAATTTGCAGTAGAAGAAGAAGATGTAGTAGAGGAAGAAAATGTAatagaagaagaaaatgtaGTAGAGGAAGAAAATGTAGTAGAAGAAAATGTAatagaagaagaaaatataatagaagaagaaaatataatagaaGAAGAAGATGTAGTAGAGGAAGAAAATGTAGTAGAAgacaaaaatgaaatagatGTAGAATCCGTAGAAGAAGAAAACGTAGTAGAAGTAGAATCTGCAGTAGAAGAAGAAAACGTAGTAGAAGTAGAATCAGTAGTAGACGAAGAAAAACAAACCGTTGCAGTAGAGGACGTAACCGATGAAATCAAAGAAGATGGCGGTGAAATAAGCATGGAACAGGATGTAATGATGGATGTAGAAGAAGTTGGAACACAGGAGAACATAAACGAAATAGAAGTAAACGAGAATGAAGAAATTTTATtcgatgaaaatgaaaatttatatggCATAAATtgtgaaataaatgaaatagaTGAAACGGAAGAATCtattgaaaaagaaaacatgaatgaaaataattgtgatgatgatgaaaattataaagagACACAAcaagatataaataacataTTAAATGATGAAACTAAAGCTTCTTCTGGTGACGAAAGTCGTAGAAACAGTGCAGCAAACTACCTTAAAATGTTATTGTCAATAGAAAAGGAAGATTTTAATaacattataaattttaataattatgaaaagGGACAAttcaaacaaattatatctTGTTATACTCATTTAGATAATATAAGCCTTGAAGAATGTTTTAAGAATGTAGATTTAACTAATTACAAAGATCAACTAGACGAGTTAAATAGTTATGGACCAGAAGTTACGgattatacaaataaaaatatgctattaaataatttaaatgatttatttgtatataaatctaaagaaaaggaaaattttatgacaaaattaaaaaatatgactaCAGTTATGGAAAATGTTCatggaaaaaaatggaacaTATTAATGACTGGATCCGATTACCAttttaaatcatatttatataatgaggataaaattatttatattaacaacAATAACgattttaatgaaaaaataatttataactATGAAGAGGATGAACATGACAACAAAGTTAAGAATAATGGCATCAATGGAAAGGAGGAAAAGAAGAAACATAGTTTGAATTGCGCACTGATAGTTGAGTATTTGTCTTTATCAGgtgcaaataaaaatgtacatgaaatatgtatatctAATAATgcagataaaaaatattttgataataaatatgaaatattatgttttaGATCCAAAACTGTTAGTAAATTAGAATATATGAATGCTAAATCATTTTATACATCTattaattacaaaaaagtAAAGACAAGATGTTTGACACATGCACATATAGATTTCACATATATGGATgatcaaatgaaaaataattttaaacaaCATGTTATCaatgaatttataaataatcaaaatataactATGGATGATTTATCAGACAGTTTACTAAAATTAGCTACTTATTTCTATCCTAGCAATAAAGGTACATGGTGTGTATTCATATCAAAAAGACGATCATTTACTGGATCTATTCatattgttaaaaataGATATTTAAGAATGActgttaaaaataaaaacagaaaatataacattGTCATATTCGAGACCCCTGTATGA